A single Clavibacter nebraskensis NCPPB 2581 DNA region contains:
- a CDS encoding peptide deformylase translates to MTERQIRLFGDPVLKTVSSEIREIDEGVRSLVEDLLDSVRPDGRAGVAAAQIGVNLRAFSYNVGPAFGYVLNPVIEELRGEAVLVDEGCLSVPGLWFPTMRHPEAVISGLDLDGKPVRIEGSGVLAQAFQHEVDHLDGLVYLDRLDKQRRREAMKQVRESDWF, encoded by the coding sequence ATGACTGAACGACAGATCCGCCTGTTCGGCGATCCGGTGCTGAAGACCGTCTCCTCGGAGATCCGCGAGATCGACGAGGGCGTGCGCTCCCTGGTCGAGGACCTCCTCGACAGCGTGCGGCCCGACGGCCGCGCCGGGGTGGCCGCCGCGCAGATCGGCGTCAACCTCCGGGCCTTCAGCTACAACGTGGGGCCGGCGTTCGGCTACGTCCTCAACCCCGTCATCGAGGAGCTGCGCGGCGAGGCCGTCCTCGTCGACGAGGGCTGCCTCTCGGTGCCGGGCCTCTGGTTCCCCACCATGCGCCACCCCGAGGCCGTCATCTCGGGGCTCGACCTCGACGGGAAGCCCGTCCGCATCGAGGGCTCGGGCGTCCTCGCGCAGGCCTTCCAGCACGAGGTCGACCACCTCGACGGCCTCGTCTACCTCGACCGGCTCGACAAGCAGCGCCGCCGCGAGGCCATGAAGCAGGT
- a CDS encoding mycothione reductase — protein MTDAQQDPQQDEHYDLVIVGAGSGNSIVDERFADQRVLLVDDGEHFGGTCLNAGCIPTKMLVHVADIAAETRDGAALGIRASVDAVDWPAISDRVFGRIDAISEDGREWRESGSENITLLRESVGFEAPGELVSASGQRITADRIVLAAGSRPRPLQAVYAPDPDIHDSDSIMRIAALPASLLIVGGGYVAAEFAHVFSHLGVHVTQVARSAHLLGNLDEDVSTRFTTLARTQWDVITDCEVEEIERDGDVLRSRLASGHLVETEAVLVALGRVPNTDTLAVVNAGYDLHDDGRIVVDDRQRVLAGGEPVPGVFALGDISADHQLKHVANHQARVVQHNLLHPDDLIGGAPGPVPLAVFSRPQIGSFGLTEAEAREAGPVVTIEQPYSSTAWGWALEDTTSFCKLVVDPRDGGTLLGAHIIGSDSAALIQPLLMAASLGHRVTGLARAQYWPHPAVTEIVENALLAAESAVADWARENGQGDAPAGAGRS, from the coding sequence ATGACGGACGCACAGCAGGACCCGCAGCAGGACGAGCACTACGACCTCGTGATCGTGGGTGCCGGATCCGGCAACTCGATCGTCGACGAGCGCTTCGCCGACCAGCGCGTGCTGCTCGTCGACGACGGCGAGCACTTCGGCGGCACCTGCCTCAACGCGGGCTGCATCCCCACGAAGATGCTCGTGCACGTGGCCGACATCGCGGCGGAGACGCGCGACGGCGCCGCGCTCGGCATCCGCGCGTCGGTGGACGCCGTGGACTGGCCCGCGATCAGCGACCGCGTCTTCGGCCGCATCGACGCCATCAGCGAGGACGGCCGCGAGTGGCGCGAGAGCGGCTCGGAGAACATCACGCTGCTGCGCGAGAGCGTGGGCTTCGAGGCGCCCGGCGAGCTCGTGTCGGCGAGCGGGCAGCGGATCACCGCCGACCGGATCGTGCTCGCGGCTGGCTCCCGCCCCCGGCCGCTGCAGGCCGTCTACGCGCCCGACCCGGACATCCACGACTCCGACTCGATCATGCGCATCGCCGCGCTGCCGGCCTCGCTCCTCATCGTCGGCGGCGGCTACGTGGCGGCCGAGTTCGCGCACGTCTTCAGCCACCTCGGCGTGCACGTGACGCAGGTCGCGCGCTCCGCGCACCTGCTCGGCAACCTCGACGAGGACGTCTCGACGCGCTTCACGACGCTCGCGCGCACGCAGTGGGACGTGATCACCGACTGCGAGGTGGAGGAGATCGAGCGCGACGGCGACGTGCTCAGGTCGCGTCTCGCGTCCGGCCACCTGGTCGAGACCGAGGCCGTGCTGGTCGCCCTCGGGCGCGTCCCCAACACGGACACGCTCGCCGTCGTGAACGCGGGCTACGACCTGCACGACGACGGCCGCATCGTGGTCGACGACCGGCAGCGCGTCCTCGCGGGCGGCGAGCCGGTCCCCGGCGTCTTCGCGCTCGGCGACATCAGCGCCGACCACCAGCTCAAGCACGTGGCCAACCACCAGGCCCGCGTCGTGCAGCACAACCTCCTGCACCCGGACGACCTGATCGGCGGTGCGCCCGGGCCCGTGCCGCTGGCGGTCTTCTCGCGCCCGCAGATCGGCTCGTTCGGCCTCACGGAGGCGGAGGCGCGCGAGGCCGGACCCGTCGTCACGATCGAGCAGCCGTACTCGTCCACCGCGTGGGGCTGGGCGCTCGAGGACACGACCTCGTTCTGCAAGCTCGTGGTGGATCCGCGCGACGGCGGCACCCTCCTCGGCGCGCACATCATCGGCTCGGACTCCGCGGCGCTGATCCAGCCGCTCCTCATGGCCGCGAGCCTCGGGCACCGGGTCACGGGCCTCGCCCGGGCGCAGTACTGGCCGCACCCGGCCGTGACGGAGATCGTCGAGAACGCGCTGCTCGCCGCCGAGTCCGCGGTGGCCGACTGGGCACGGGAGAATGGCCAGGGCGACGCGCCCGCGGGGGCTGGTCGATCCTGA
- a CDS encoding pyruvate carboxylase: MFEKILVANRGEIAIRAFRAAVELGARTVAVYPHEDRHSLHRLKADEAYLIGEEGHPVRAYLDVDEIIRVAKESGADAIYPGYGFLSENPDLARAAAANGIVFIGPDAGVLEMAGNKVTAKEHATAAGVPVLASTPPSTDVDLLLEQAAGIGFPIFAKAVAGGGGRGMRRVERAEDLEDALRAAMREADSAFGDPTMFLEQAVLRPRHIEVQILADATGETVHLFERDCSVQRRHQKVVEIAPAPNLDPAIRDAMHAHAIAFARSIGYVNAGTVEFLLDTDGPRAGQHVFIEMNPRIQVEHTVTEEVTDIDLVQAQMRIAAGETLAELGLRQDAIALRGAALQCRITTEDLAQGFRPDTGKITTYRSPGGGGIRIDGGTVATGAQISPHFDSMLAKLTCRGRDFPTAVTRAKRALAEFRIRGVSTNIPFLQGVLDDPDFQAGDISTSFIDERPGLVRSNVSKDRGTKILNWLADVTVNQPNGPRTAVVRPADKLPDADLRLPAPAGSRQRLLELGPLGFAEALRAQTALAVTETTFRDAHQSLLATRVRTRDLVAVAPYVARTTPELLSVEAWGGATYDVALRFLGEDPWERLASLREALPNVAIQMLLRGANTVGYTPYPTAVTDAFVQESAATGVDVFRIFDALNDVERMRPAIDSVLATGTTVAEVALCYTGNLLDPAEDLYTLDYYLRLAERSVAAGAHVLAIKDMAGLLRPAAAERLVTALRREFDLPVHVHTHDTAGGQLATLLAASRAGADAVDVASAPMSGTTSQPSASALVAALADTERDTGLSLDAVSDLEPYWEAVRRLYRPFESGLAGPTGRVYRHEIPGGQLSNLRQQAIALGLADDFELIEDMYQAADRILGRIPKVTPSSKVVGDLALQLAAAKADPADFERNPQDYDIPDSVVGFMAGELGDLPGGWPEPFRTRVLQGRDVRIGVTPLFAEDRAALELPGAERRRALNRLLFPQPTEQFETIRELFGDLSVLDTDDYLHGLRPGQEHAVRISRGVEVLIALEAVGDADESGMRTVMVVMNGQLRPVFVRDRGIAVTTTVAERGDPANPGHVSAPFSGVVTLKVEEGQVVAAGQPVASIEAMKMEAAITSPVAGRVARLAVPTTQQVDAGDLLVIVEP, encoded by the coding sequence ATGTTCGAGAAGATCCTGGTCGCCAACCGCGGGGAGATCGCGATCCGCGCGTTCCGCGCCGCCGTCGAGCTGGGCGCCCGCACGGTGGCCGTCTACCCGCACGAGGACCGGCACTCGCTGCACCGCCTCAAGGCGGACGAGGCCTACCTGATCGGCGAGGAGGGGCACCCCGTCCGGGCGTACCTCGACGTCGACGAGATCATCCGCGTGGCGAAGGAGTCGGGTGCCGACGCGATCTACCCGGGGTACGGCTTCCTCTCCGAGAACCCCGACCTCGCGCGTGCCGCGGCCGCGAACGGCATCGTCTTCATCGGCCCCGACGCCGGCGTGCTCGAGATGGCGGGCAACAAGGTCACGGCGAAGGAGCACGCGACCGCGGCCGGGGTGCCGGTCCTCGCCTCGACGCCGCCGTCCACCGACGTCGACCTGCTGCTCGAGCAGGCCGCGGGCATCGGGTTCCCGATCTTCGCGAAGGCCGTCGCGGGCGGCGGCGGCCGCGGCATGCGGCGCGTCGAGCGCGCGGAGGACCTCGAGGACGCGCTCCGGGCCGCGATGCGCGAGGCCGACAGCGCCTTCGGCGATCCGACCATGTTCCTTGAGCAGGCCGTGCTCCGGCCGCGGCACATCGAGGTGCAGATCCTCGCCGACGCCACGGGGGAGACCGTGCACCTCTTCGAGCGCGACTGCTCGGTGCAGCGGCGGCACCAGAAGGTCGTGGAGATCGCCCCCGCGCCGAACCTCGACCCCGCGATCCGCGACGCCATGCACGCGCACGCGATCGCCTTCGCCCGGAGCATCGGCTACGTCAACGCCGGGACGGTCGAGTTCCTGCTGGACACGGACGGGCCGCGGGCGGGACAGCACGTCTTCATCGAGATGAACCCGCGGATCCAGGTCGAGCACACCGTGACGGAGGAGGTGACCGACATCGACCTCGTGCAGGCGCAGATGCGCATCGCGGCGGGGGAGACCCTCGCGGAGCTGGGCCTCCGCCAGGACGCGATCGCGTTGCGCGGCGCGGCGCTCCAGTGCCGCATCACGACGGAGGACCTGGCCCAGGGCTTCCGCCCGGATACAGGCAAGATCACGACGTACCGGTCGCCGGGCGGTGGCGGGATCCGCATCGACGGCGGCACGGTCGCCACGGGCGCGCAGATCAGCCCCCACTTCGACTCGATGCTCGCGAAGCTCACGTGCCGCGGGCGCGACTTCCCGACCGCCGTCACGCGCGCCAAGCGGGCCCTCGCCGAGTTCCGGATCCGTGGCGTCTCCACGAACATCCCGTTCCTCCAGGGCGTGCTCGACGACCCCGACTTCCAGGCGGGCGACATCAGCACGTCCTTCATCGACGAGCGGCCGGGCCTCGTGCGCAGCAACGTGTCGAAGGACCGCGGGACGAAGATCCTCAACTGGCTGGCCGACGTCACCGTCAACCAGCCGAACGGTCCCCGCACCGCGGTCGTCCGGCCCGCCGACAAGCTGCCCGACGCCGACCTCCGGCTGCCGGCGCCCGCGGGATCCCGCCAGCGCCTCCTCGAGCTCGGCCCGCTCGGCTTCGCCGAGGCCCTTCGCGCGCAGACCGCCCTCGCCGTCACGGAGACGACGTTCCGCGACGCTCACCAGTCGCTGCTGGCCACGCGCGTGCGCACGCGCGACCTCGTCGCGGTCGCCCCGTACGTCGCGCGCACGACGCCCGAGCTGCTCTCGGTCGAGGCGTGGGGCGGGGCCACCTACGACGTCGCGCTCCGCTTCCTCGGCGAGGACCCGTGGGAGCGGCTCGCGTCGCTCCGCGAGGCGCTGCCGAACGTCGCGATCCAGATGCTGCTGCGCGGCGCCAACACCGTCGGCTACACGCCGTACCCCACCGCGGTCACAGACGCGTTCGTGCAGGAGTCGGCCGCCACCGGCGTCGACGTCTTCCGCATCTTCGACGCGCTCAACGACGTCGAACGGATGCGGCCGGCCATCGACTCCGTGCTCGCCACCGGCACCACTGTCGCCGAGGTCGCGCTCTGCTACACGGGCAACCTGCTGGATCCCGCCGAGGACCTCTACACGCTCGACTACTACCTGCGGCTCGCGGAGCGCAGCGTGGCCGCCGGCGCGCACGTCCTCGCGATCAAGGACATGGCCGGGCTCCTCCGCCCCGCCGCGGCCGAGCGCCTCGTCACCGCGTTGCGCCGCGAGTTCGACCTGCCGGTGCACGTGCACACGCACGACACCGCGGGCGGCCAGCTCGCGACCTTGCTCGCAGCCAGCCGCGCCGGCGCCGACGCGGTCGACGTGGCGAGCGCGCCCATGTCGGGCACGACGAGCCAGCCGTCGGCGTCCGCGCTCGTCGCGGCCCTCGCGGACACCGAGCGCGACACGGGCCTCTCGCTCGACGCGGTCAGCGACCTCGAGCCCTATTGGGAGGCGGTCCGCCGCCTCTACCGGCCGTTCGAGTCCGGGTTGGCCGGCCCGACCGGGCGTGTGTACCGGCACGAGATCCCCGGCGGCCAGCTCTCGAACCTGCGGCAGCAGGCCATCGCGCTCGGCCTCGCCGACGACTTCGAGCTCATCGAGGACATGTACCAGGCGGCCGACCGGATCCTCGGCCGCATCCCGAAGGTCACGCCGTCGTCCAAGGTGGTCGGCGACCTCGCCCTCCAGCTCGCGGCCGCAAAGGCCGACCCGGCCGACTTCGAGCGGAACCCGCAGGACTACGACATCCCCGACTCGGTGGTCGGCTTCATGGCGGGCGAGCTCGGCGATCTGCCCGGCGGCTGGCCCGAGCCCTTCCGCACGCGCGTGCTCCAGGGCCGGGACGTGCGGATCGGCGTCACTCCGCTGTTCGCCGAGGACCGCGCCGCGCTCGAGCTGCCGGGCGCCGAGCGACGCCGCGCGCTCAACCGCCTGCTCTTCCCGCAGCCGACCGAGCAGTTCGAGACCATCCGGGAGCTGTTCGGCGACCTCTCCGTGCTCGACACGGACGACTACCTGCACGGCCTCCGCCCGGGCCAGGAGCACGCGGTGCGGATCAGCCGGGGCGTCGAGGTCCTCATCGCGCTGGAGGCCGTCGGCGACGCCGACGAGTCGGGCATGCGCACCGTCATGGTCGTCATGAACGGGCAGCTCCGTCCGGTGTTCGTGCGCGACCGCGGCATCGCCGTCACCACGACCGTGGCCGAGCGCGGGGACCCGGCGAACCCCGGCCACGTGTCGGCGCCGTTCTCCGGGGTCGTGACCCTCAAGGTCGAGGAGGGCCAGGTCGTCGCCGCCGGCCAGCCGGTCGCGTCCATCGAGGCGATGAAGATGGAGGCGGCCATCACGTCGCCCGTCGCGGGCCGCGTCGCGCGCCTCGCGGTCCCCACAACCCAGCAGGTCGACGCGGGCGACCTGCTCGTGATCGTAGAGCCCTAG
- a CDS encoding ParA family protein — MHVLSVSSLKGGVGKTTVTLGLASAAFSRGLRTLVVDLDPQADVSTGMDIQVAGHLNVADVLASPKEKIVRAAIAPSGWTKGRPGTIDVMIGSPSAINFDGPHPSIRDIWKLEEALANVEADYDLVLIDCAPSLNALTRTAWAASDRVTVVTEPGLFSVAAADRALRAIEEIRRGLSPRLQPLGIIVNRARVQSLEHQFRIKELRDMFGPLVLSPQLPERTSLQQAQGAAKPLHVWPGESAQEMARNFDQLLERIMRTAKIGDYAENAAR, encoded by the coding sequence GTGCATGTACTGAGCGTCAGCTCCCTCAAGGGGGGCGTGGGCAAGACCACAGTGACCCTGGGACTGGCGTCCGCCGCCTTCTCCCGCGGCTTGAGGACCCTCGTGGTCGATCTCGACCCGCAGGCCGACGTGTCGACGGGCATGGACATCCAGGTCGCCGGCCACCTGAACGTCGCCGACGTCCTCGCCTCCCCCAAGGAGAAGATCGTCCGCGCGGCCATCGCGCCCAGCGGCTGGACCAAGGGGCGCCCCGGCACCATCGACGTCATGATCGGCAGCCCGTCCGCCATCAACTTCGACGGCCCGCACCCGAGCATCCGCGACATCTGGAAGCTCGAGGAGGCCCTCGCCAACGTCGAGGCCGACTACGACCTCGTGCTCATCGACTGCGCCCCGTCGCTCAACGCCCTCACGCGCACCGCGTGGGCGGCCAGCGACCGCGTGACGGTCGTCACCGAGCCCGGCCTCTTCTCGGTCGCCGCCGCCGACCGAGCGCTCCGCGCCATCGAGGAGATCCGCCGCGGCCTGTCACCGCGCCTGCAGCCCCTCGGCATCATCGTCAACCGCGCCCGCGTGCAGTCGCTCGAGCACCAGTTCCGCATCAAGGAGCTCCGCGACATGTTCGGCCCACTCGTCCTCAGCCCGCAGCTGCCCGAGCGCACGTCGCTCCAGCAGGCGCAGGGCGCGGCGAAGCCGCTGCACGTGTGGCCCGGCGAGAGCGCGCAGGAGATGGCGCGCAACTTCGACCAGCTGCTCGAGCGCATCATGCGCACGGCCAAGATCGGCGACTACGCGGAGAACGCCGCGCGCTGA